Proteins encoded in a region of the Flavobacterium sp. MDT1-60 genome:
- a CDS encoding LamG-like jellyroll fold domain-containing protein, protein MKKTLLLLLIFSCLQINAQCWKTVTAGYSYTVATQTDNSLWSWGENKSGQLGDGTIISNNTPKKIGTATDWKIVVTGTNHTVALKNDGSLWAWGSNKEGQLGDGTSTNKSIPIRIGTDTNWQTVAAGNQYTVALKNDGTLWAWGDNYFGELGNGTSSGSSIPKQIGTATDWKSITVGYYHTIALKTDGTLWTWGGNNAGQLGDGTTSKSNSPKKIGIATDWKIICGGGSHTLAIKTDGSLWAWGQNKYGELGNGTTTDSYVPTKIGTATDWKSLGAAGDHTIAIKTDNSLWSWGYNYHNELGNGTSLNSLVPIQIGASKNWQDVHAGWYYTAAVSSDGVMWTFGDNADGQLGDGTNVNKNVPITVVCPSSLVITASQVNINCFGDKNGSASVTAVSGGIAPYTYLWSNGATTATITGLLAGNYTCTVTDASSLSITKSFVIAQPTLLNLIITSTNACNNNNNNGSLTATANGGTLPYQYAISPNFTYQSSNVFAGLSAGTYTINTKDANGCIVTNTTTITANNTPPPTASSQTFNNITTVADLKAVGLNLKWFSVPVGGTALNLSTVIQTGTYYISQTIDGCESTMRTSVNITVTVPSGNEPIPTNGLIVYYPFNGNANDQSGNGVNGNPQNLTLTTDRFGNSNAAYSFNGLNSGMSIYLANNPQATNTRTMTGWFKASDPVSSSAFDFCLASYGADADSFKITFYRKGYLDVNFDSQTFSSQKNYFNNEWTFFAMTFDDDTNVFSLYINNVLELTGTVNLFTKGFGGICNIGKNNANNYFEGSIDDIAIWNRVLTPQEISALYVPGNNINYTLIPDSNFEQKLINLGIDTDGLNGKVLTYNISTVKFLDLTKSNISDLTGIQDFVSLTDLYCGQNSLTTLNVSKNTALTTLDCNNNKITSLDVSNNIALLNLSCYSNQLTALDVKVNTALTKLDSGSNKYTALDVSSNTALTFLGCNTSQLTSLDVSKNTALNLLDCRENKLTQLDVSKINTLTELYCQSNQLTNLDISKNKALEFLNCSKNQLTTLDVSVNTALVGLYSNSNQLTNLNLKNANNVKFAYLNLIDNPNLSCIKVDDVDFANENWSAKKDATASFSLDCLPTYTLIPDSNFENKLIALGIDSGTADGKVLSSNISSVTELNLYGANISDLTGIQNFKALDSLNVMSNKLIALDLSKNLALKYLLANYNNLTEIDLSKNVGLENLNLANNSLKNINVSKNLSLLYFVCSTNQLTTVDVSNNKLLRLLWCERNQITNLDVSKNTALSTILCSENPLLTNVNLKNGNNGSIQLEPYVINFSKNPLLTCIVVDNAIYSNEKWSGFKDSTASYSTVDCAQITAIPDPAFEDKLIALKIDNDGKNGSVLNSSISSVTSLNLLASNIKDLTGIKGFTSLQTLNCSGNQLATLDISQNKNLTSLDCSSNKLLSLNLKNGNNKNFKNSNFTKNLDLSCIQVDDQAYSNQNWTSFKDNTANYNVDCTIYTILNDSSFEQKLIDLGIDKDGLNGKIATADISSITYLDLSGANITDISGIENFTALTYLDLSSNNLNVIDVSKNTSLMKLDLYNNHLTSLDVTKNTKLLNLSVAENQIINLDISQNKALLFVNVSDNLLTNFDLTSNTALTMIDCSENNLTKLNVSNAPDLTYLVCGQNNIASLDLSVNTKLENLYCYNNALTVLDLSKNVQLKRLNASWNQLTNVDLSHNPLLELVFLEFNPLTSLNVQNGNNKNFILPSQSGKKSETAIYTSFLGNKTLGCIKVDDPAYSNANWSKIKEESTVYSATCSLGLEESIFDKAVVYPNPTKGEVNINNIALDKVTVYNTTGQLVKSFTLDSGNTNNSIDLSGLPTGVYYIYLINQDAASAKKIILE, encoded by the coding sequence ATGAAAAAAACTTTACTCTTACTTTTAATATTTTCATGTTTACAAATAAATGCCCAATGCTGGAAAACAGTGACTGCTGGATATAGTTATACTGTAGCCACACAAACAGATAATAGTTTATGGAGCTGGGGAGAAAACAAAAGTGGACAATTAGGAGATGGCACTATTATAAGTAACAATACGCCAAAAAAAATCGGAACAGCTACTGATTGGAAAATAGTAGTTACCGGAACTAATCATACTGTTGCTCTAAAAAACGATGGTTCTTTGTGGGCCTGGGGCAGCAACAAGGAAGGACAATTGGGAGATGGTACTTCTACAAATAAAAGTATTCCTATACGAATAGGAACCGATACTAATTGGCAGACTGTGGCAGCAGGAAATCAATATACAGTTGCCTTAAAGAACGATGGAACTTTATGGGCTTGGGGAGATAATTATTTTGGAGAATTAGGCAACGGTACCAGTTCAGGTAGCAGCATTCCTAAGCAGATTGGAACAGCTACAGATTGGAAATCGATAACGGTAGGTTATTATCATACTATTGCCTTAAAAACAGATGGTACTTTATGGACGTGGGGAGGAAATAATGCTGGACAATTAGGAGACGGCACTACTTCTAAAAGTAATTCTCCAAAAAAAATAGGAATAGCAACTGACTGGAAAATTATATGTGGAGGAGGCAGTCATACACTTGCTATAAAAACAGACGGATCATTATGGGCTTGGGGACAAAATAAATATGGAGAATTAGGAAACGGAACAACTACGGATAGCTATGTTCCGACAAAAATAGGAACGGCAACGGATTGGAAAAGTTTAGGAGCGGCGGGCGATCATACAATTGCCATAAAAACAGATAACTCTTTATGGAGCTGGGGATATAATTATCATAACGAATTAGGAAATGGCACATCCTTAAACAGCCTTGTGCCAATACAAATAGGAGCTTCAAAAAATTGGCAAGACGTACACGCAGGTTGGTATTACACAGCTGCTGTGAGTTCTGATGGCGTTATGTGGACTTTTGGAGATAATGCTGATGGACAATTAGGTGATGGTACTAATGTTAATAAAAATGTACCGATAACAGTTGTGTGCCCATCTTCGCTTGTAATAACAGCATCTCAAGTCAATATAAACTGTTTTGGTGATAAAAATGGTTCAGCTTCGGTAACAGCAGTTTCAGGCGGTATCGCTCCATATACTTATCTTTGGTCTAATGGTGCAACCACAGCAACCATTACGGGATTATTAGCCGGAAATTATACTTGTACTGTAACAGATGCCTCTTCATTATCCATTACAAAAAGTTTTGTTATTGCGCAGCCAACACTTCTTAACTTAATAATAACAAGTACAAATGCGTGTAACAATAATAATAATAATGGAAGTTTGACCGCTACAGCAAATGGAGGAACGCTCCCATACCAATATGCCATTTCACCGAATTTTACTTACCAAAGTTCAAATGTGTTTGCGGGTTTATCGGCAGGGACTTACACAATTAACACAAAAGACGCTAACGGATGTATTGTTACGAACACTACAACTATTACCGCAAATAATACACCACCTCCAACTGCCAGTTCACAAACATTCAATAATATTACTACAGTTGCAGACTTAAAAGCTGTCGGACTTAACCTTAAATGGTTTAGTGTGCCTGTTGGTGGAACTGCTTTAAATTTATCGACTGTAATACAAACGGGTACATATTATATTTCACAAACAATCGATGGGTGCGAAAGTACAATGAGAACTTCAGTCAACATAACAGTTACAGTGCCTTCAGGAAATGAGCCAATACCAACAAATGGTTTGATTGTATATTATCCTTTTAATGGAAATGCAAATGACCAAAGTGGAAATGGAGTTAATGGAAATCCACAAAATCTTACTTTAACTACTGACAGATTCGGGAATAGCAATGCTGCTTATTCTTTTAACGGACTAAATAGTGGTATGAGCATCTATTTGGCAAATAATCCACAAGCTACTAACACACGAACTATGACTGGTTGGTTTAAAGCAAGCGATCCTGTTAGCTCAAGCGCTTTTGATTTTTGTCTTGCAAGTTACGGAGCTGATGCAGATTCTTTTAAAATAACCTTTTATCGCAAAGGATATTTAGATGTAAATTTTGATTCTCAGACTTTTTCATCTCAAAAAAATTATTTTAATAATGAATGGACCTTTTTTGCGATGACTTTTGATGATGACACCAACGTTTTTTCATTGTATATAAACAATGTTCTTGAACTAACCGGAACCGTTAATTTGTTTACAAAAGGATTTGGAGGTATTTGTAACATCGGAAAAAACAATGCAAACAATTATTTTGAAGGTTCTATAGATGATATTGCCATTTGGAATCGCGTATTAACACCACAAGAAATTTCAGCCTTGTACGTACCCGGAAATAATATTAATTACACTTTAATACCTGATTCAAATTTTGAACAAAAACTAATTAATTTAGGAATTGACACTGATGGATTAAATGGAAAAGTTCTTACTTATAATATCAGCACTGTAAAGTTCTTAGACCTTACCAAAAGTAATATTTCAGATTTAACAGGAATACAAGACTTTGTATCATTAACTGATTTGTATTGTGGTCAAAATTCATTAACAACATTAAATGTAAGTAAAAATACCGCTCTGACTACTCTGGATTGTAACAACAATAAAATAACCTCTTTAGACGTAAGTAATAATATTGCTTTACTTAATTTGAGCTGCTATTCAAATCAATTAACAGCATTAGATGTTAAAGTAAATACAGCGTTAACAAAATTAGATTCGGGTTCAAACAAATATACTGCTTTGGATGTAAGCTCAAATACTGCGTTAACATTTTTGGGCTGTAATACTAGTCAATTAACCAGTTTAGATGTAAGTAAGAATACAGCTTTAAATCTGCTGGATTGTCGCGAAAATAAATTAACCCAGTTGGATGTTTCTAAAATCAATACTCTAACAGAGCTATATTGTCAATCTAATCAATTAACAAACTTGGATATAAGCAAAAATAAAGCTTTAGAATTTTTAAATTGTTCAAAAAATCAGCTAACCACTTTGGATGTTAGCGTAAATACTGCCTTAGTCGGTTTATATTCTAATTCTAATCAATTAACGAATCTAAATTTGAAGAATGCAAACAATGTTAAATTTGCATATCTAAATCTTATAGACAATCCAAATTTAAGCTGTATAAAAGTAGATGATGTTGATTTTGCTAACGAAAACTGGTCCGCTAAAAAAGATGCTACAGCTTCATTTTCATTGGACTGTTTGCCTACATATACCTTAATTCCTGATAGTAATTTTGAAAATAAATTAATCGCTTTAGGAATTGATTCTGGAACTGCTGACGGAAAAGTTTTGAGTTCAAATATTAGTTCGGTTACAGAATTAAATCTGTATGGTGCAAATATTAGCGATTTAACAGGAATACAAAATTTTAAAGCCCTAGACTCTTTAAACGTAATGTCAAACAAATTGATTGCTTTAGATCTTTCTAAAAATTTGGCATTAAAATATCTTCTTGCCAATTATAATAATTTAACAGAGATTGATCTTTCTAAAAATGTGGGTCTTGAAAACTTAAACTTAGCCAATAATAGCTTAAAAAACATAAATGTTTCAAAAAACCTAAGTTTGTTGTATTTTGTTTGTTCAACTAACCAATTAACTACTGTAGATGTTTCAAATAATAAATTATTACGACTATTATGGTGTGAAAGAAATCAAATAACAAACTTAGATGTTTCCAAAAATACTGCTTTGTCTACAATTCTCTGCTCAGAAAATCCATTGCTGACCAATGTAAATTTAAAAAATGGAAATAATGGTTCTATACAATTGGAACCTTATGTAATTAACTTTTCAAAAAATCCTTTACTAACGTGTATTGTTGTTGACAATGCGATTTATTCTAATGAAAAATGGTCTGGCTTCAAAGATTCTACGGCATCTTACTCAACTGTAGACTGCGCTCAGATTACCGCAATACCTGATCCTGCTTTTGAAGACAAATTAATAGCGTTAAAAATTGACAATGATGGTAAAAACGGATCTGTTTTAAATAGTAGTATTTCAAGTGTAACTTCTTTAAATCTCTTAGCTAGCAATATCAAAGACTTAACAGGAATTAAAGGTTTCACAAGTTTACAAACTCTTAATTGTAGCGGAAATCAATTAGCAACTCTGGATATTTCACAAAATAAAAATTTGACTTCGCTTGATTGCAGCAGTAATAAATTATTATCTCTAAACCTGAAAAACGGAAACAATAAAAACTTTAAGAATTCTAACTTTACCAAAAATTTAGATTTAAGTTGTATTCAGGTTGATGATCAAGCTTATTCAAACCAAAATTGGACAAGTTTTAAAGACAATACCGCAAATTACAACGTAGATTGTACTATCTATACAATACTTAATGACAGTAGTTTTGAACAAAAGTTGATTGATTTGGGAATTGATAAAGATGGCCTTAACGGAAAAATAGCCACCGCCGATATTAGCAGTATTACATATCTGGATCTTTCTGGTGCTAATATTACAGATATATCAGGAATTGAAAATTTTACTGCCTTAACTTATTTAGATCTTTCTTCTAATAACTTAAATGTAATAGATGTAAGTAAAAATACGTCTCTTATGAAACTAGATTTATACAATAATCATTTAACGAGTTTGGATGTCACTAAGAATACTAAGCTTTTAAATTTAAGTGTAGCAGAAAACCAAATCATTAATCTGGATATTTCTCAAAATAAAGCACTTCTTTTTGTCAATGTTTCTGATAATTTACTCACGAATTTTGACTTAACATCAAATACAGCATTAACAATGATTGATTGCAGCGAAAATAATTTAACAAAATTAAATGTTTCAAATGCACCCGATTTGACTTATTTAGTTTGCGGGCAAAATAATATTGCTTCATTAGATCTTTCCGTAAATACAAAACTGGAAAATTTATATTGCTATAATAATGCATTAACTGTTTTGGATCTTAGCAAAAATGTTCAACTGAAAAGATTAAATGCTTCATGGAATCAATTGACAAATGTCGATTTATCTCACAACCCTTTATTAGAGTTGGTGTTCTTAGAATTCAATCCTCTAACATCGTTGAATGTCCAGAATGGAAATAATAAAAACTTCATTTTACCATCACAATCTGGCAAAAAATCTGAAACTGCAATATACACGAGTTTTCTAGGTAATAAAACACTTGGTTGTATCAAAGTTGATGATCCGGCATATTCAAATGCCAATTGGTCTAAAATTAAAGAAGAAAGTACTGTTTATTCTGCAACTTGTTCTTTAGGTCTGGAAGAATCGATTTTTGATAAAGCAGTTGTATATCCAAATCCAACAAAAGGCGAAGTAAACATCAACAATATCGCTTTAGACAAAGTAACCGTTTACAATACAACAGGACAATTGGTAAAATCATTTACTTTAGATTCTGGTAATACAAACAATAGCATAGATTTATCCGGATTACCGACAGGAGTTTATTATATATACCTAATAAATCAGGATGCGGCTTCTGCTAAAAAAATTATACTCGAATAA
- a CDS encoding iron-sulfur cluster assembly accessory protein, with amino-acid sequence MIKVSDTAKKKIIDLMKDDGFDAAHDYVRVGVKSGGCSGLSYDLKFDKTKGEDDKIFVDNDITIAVEKKSFLYLAGTILEFSGGLNGKGFVFNNPNASRTCGCGESFSL; translated from the coding sequence ATGATAAAAGTTTCTGATACAGCCAAAAAGAAAATCATCGACTTGATGAAAGATGATGGTTTTGATGCCGCACACGACTATGTACGCGTAGGTGTGAAAAGTGGTGGATGCTCTGGTTTGTCATATGATTTAAAATTTGATAAAACCAAAGGCGAAGACGATAAAATATTCGTAGACAACGACATAACAATTGCAGTGGAGAAAAAATCATTTCTATATTTAGCCGGAACAATCTTAGAATTTTCTGGAGGGCTAAACGGAAAAGGATTTGTATTCAATAATCCAAATGCAAGCAGAACTTGTGGTTGCGGAGAATCATTCTCACTATAA
- the sufB gene encoding Fe-S cluster assembly protein SufB has translation MSKYTEDDLKIELETKEYEYGFYTDIESETFPIGLNEDIVRAISLKKEEPEWMTDWRIEAFRAWKEMIEPEWANVHYVKPDFQAISYYSAPKQVDPNKTLDDVDPELLEMYKKLGISVDEQKMMNNVAMDIVVDSVSVATTFKKTLGEKGIIFCPISEAIKEHPELVRKYLGTVVPQKDNFYAALNSAVFSDGSFCYIPKGVRCPMELSTYFRINQAGTGQFERTLVIADAGSYVSYLEGCTAPSRDENQLHAAVVELIALDDAEIKYSTVQNWFPGNKEGKGGVYNFVTKRGLCETNAKISWTQVETGSAVTWKYPSCILKGDNSVGEFYSIAVTNNYQQADTGTKMIHLGKNTKSTIISKGISAGKSQNSYRGLVQISPRAENARNFSQCDSLLMGNNCGAHTFPYIESKNPSAKIEHEATTSKIGEDQVFYCNQRGIPTEKAIALIVNGFSKDVLNKLPMEFAVEAQKLLEISLEGSVG, from the coding sequence ATGAGCAAATACACAGAAGACGATTTAAAAATCGAACTCGAAACTAAAGAATACGAATACGGGTTTTACACCGATATCGAATCGGAAACGTTTCCTATTGGCTTAAACGAAGATATCGTGCGAGCTATTTCTCTTAAAAAAGAAGAACCGGAATGGATGACTGACTGGCGTATCGAAGCTTTCCGTGCATGGAAAGAAATGATTGAGCCGGAATGGGCCAATGTTCATTATGTAAAACCAGACTTTCAGGCGATTTCATATTATTCAGCTCCAAAACAAGTAGATCCAAATAAAACTTTGGACGATGTAGATCCGGAACTTTTAGAAATGTACAAAAAGTTAGGAATCTCTGTAGACGAACAAAAAATGATGAACAATGTTGCTATGGATATTGTTGTCGATTCTGTTTCTGTGGCTACTACTTTCAAAAAAACTTTGGGAGAAAAAGGTATTATTTTCTGTCCGATTTCTGAAGCTATCAAAGAACACCCTGAATTAGTCCGTAAATATTTAGGAACTGTTGTCCCTCAAAAAGATAACTTCTATGCAGCATTAAACTCAGCGGTTTTCTCTGACGGAAGTTTCTGTTATATTCCAAAAGGTGTTCGTTGCCCAATGGAACTTTCAACTTATTTCAGAATCAATCAGGCAGGAACAGGACAATTCGAAAGAACGCTTGTTATTGCTGATGCAGGAAGTTACGTTTCATACCTTGAAGGCTGTACCGCTCCAAGTCGTGACGAAAATCAATTGCACGCTGCTGTGGTTGAATTAATCGCTTTGGATGATGCAGAAATTAAATATTCTACCGTTCAAAACTGGTTTCCTGGAAACAAAGAAGGAAAAGGTGGAGTTTACAACTTCGTAACCAAAAGAGGTTTGTGCGAAACAAATGCTAAAATTTCATGGACACAAGTAGAAACTGGTTCTGCCGTAACCTGGAAATATCCTTCTTGTATATTAAAAGGAGACAACTCGGTTGGAGAATTTTACTCTATCGCCGTTACCAATAATTACCAACAAGCAGATACCGGAACCAAAATGATCCATTTAGGAAAAAACACTAAATCGACTATTATTTCTAAAGGTATTTCGGCTGGTAAATCACAAAACAGTTACCGTGGATTAGTGCAAATTAGCCCAAGAGCTGAGAATGCGAGAAACTTTTCGCAATGTGATTCATTATTAATGGGTAACAATTGCGGTGCACATACTTTCCCTTATATCGAAAGTAAAAATCCATCGGCTAAAATCGAGCACGAAGCAACTACAAGTAAAATTGGAGAAGATCAGGTTTTTTATTGCAACCAAAGAGGTATCCCGACAGAAAAAGCGATTGCCTTAATTGTAAATGGTTTCAGTAAAGATGTATTGAACAAATTACCAATGGAGTTTGCTGTTGAAGCTCAAAAATTATTAGAGATTTCTTTAGAAGGATCTGTTGGATAA
- a CDS encoding flavodoxin family protein yields the protein MENKKVIILGSARKNGNTTKIVDEIAKESRIDVIDLSDYNISHYDYESKNREDDFLPLIRRILEEYDTLIFATPIYWYNMSGIMKVFFDRFSDLIRIEKETGRKLRGKKIGVISNSHDNEIEESFYIPFKKTADYLGMEYLGHAHFNANILNQTTKIELTFI from the coding sequence ATGGAAAATAAAAAAGTCATCATTTTAGGTTCAGCCAGAAAAAACGGAAACACAACAAAAATTGTCGATGAAATTGCAAAAGAATCGAGAATTGATGTGATTGACTTAAGTGATTATAATATTTCTCATTATGATTACGAAAGCAAAAACAGAGAAGACGATTTTCTTCCTTTAATTCGAAGAATACTTGAAGAGTACGACACTTTAATTTTTGCAACGCCCATATATTGGTATAATATGAGTGGAATTATGAAGGTTTTCTTTGATCGCTTTTCGGATTTAATCCGAATTGAAAAAGAAACCGGACGAAAGCTTAGAGGAAAGAAGATTGGTGTGATATCAAATTCACACGACAACGAAATTGAAGAGAGTTTTTACATTCCGTTCAAAAAAACAGCCGATTATTTAGGCATGGAATATTTAGGACACGCGCATTTTAATGCTAACATCCTGAACCAAACAACAAAAATAGAATTGACATTTATATAA
- the sufC gene encoding Fe-S cluster assembly ATPase SufC encodes MLSIKNLHAGIGDKEILKGINIEVKAGEVHAIMGPNGSGKSTLSAVIAGNENYEVTDGQVFLDGEDLADLAPEERAHKGVFLSFQYPVEIPGVSVTNFMKTAINETRKANGQEEMPANEMLKVIREKSELLEIDRKFLSRSLNEGFSGGEKKRNEIFQMAMLEPKLAILDETDSGLDIDALRIVANGVNKLKSEKNAIIVITHYQRLLDYIVPDFVHVLYNGRIVKSGGKELAYELEEKGYDWIKAEN; translated from the coding sequence ATGTTATCAATAAAAAACCTTCACGCCGGAATTGGTGATAAAGAAATCCTTAAAGGAATTAATATAGAAGTTAAAGCTGGCGAAGTACACGCTATCATGGGACCAAACGGTTCTGGAAAAAGTACACTTTCGGCCGTTATTGCCGGAAACGAAAACTACGAAGTTACTGACGGACAAGTTTTCCTTGACGGAGAAGATCTTGCCGATCTTGCTCCAGAAGAAAGAGCACACAAAGGAGTTTTCCTTTCGTTTCAATATCCTGTAGAAATTCCCGGAGTAAGTGTAACAAACTTCATGAAAACTGCCATCAACGAAACTCGTAAAGCAAACGGTCAGGAAGAAATGCCGGCTAACGAAATGCTAAAAGTAATTCGTGAGAAATCAGAATTATTAGAAATCGATCGTAAATTTTTATCTCGTTCTTTAAACGAAGGTTTTTCCGGAGGAGAGAAAAAAAGAAACGAGATTTTTCAAATGGCAATGTTAGAACCAAAATTGGCTATCCTTGACGAAACCGATTCTGGTCTTGATATCGATGCTTTAAGAATTGTGGCTAACGGAGTTAACAAATTGAAAAGCGAGAAAAACGCGATTATCGTAATCACACACTACCAACGTTTATTAGATTATATCGTTCCTGATTTCGTTCACGTTCTTTACAACGGAAGAATCGTAAAATCAGGCGGAAAAGAATTAGCATACGAATTGGAAGAAAAAGGATACGACTGGATTAAAGCAGAGAATTAG
- a CDS encoding four helix bundle protein: MSKFKSFEEINSWQKSRIFNKKIYLVTENSNFKKDFDFVRQIRRASLSISSNIAEGFERNTDKEFVYFLYVAKASAGEVRSQLYLAFDLEYIIKEEFEMLLESITEISKLLSGFIKYLSPKS, encoded by the coding sequence ATGAGTAAATTTAAATCTTTTGAAGAAATAAATTCATGGCAGAAATCCAGAATCTTCAACAAGAAAATATATCTGGTAACTGAAAATTCTAATTTTAAAAAAGACTTTGATTTCGTTAGACAAATAAGACGCGCATCACTTTCTATATCATCAAATATAGCAGAAGGTTTTGAAAGAAATACAGATAAAGAGTTTGTTTACTTTTTATATGTAGCCAAAGCATCGGCAGGAGAAGTAAGATCTCAATTATATTTAGCGTTTGATTTAGAATATATAATTAAAGAAGAATTTGAAATGCTTTTAGAATCGATAACAGAAATATCGAAATTATTAAGTGGTTTCATTAAATATTTGAGCCCAAAATCATAA
- the sufD gene encoding Fe-S cluster assembly protein SufD encodes MDLKEKLVSSFMAFEERVDVHSDLHDIRTNALKNFENKGFPTKKEEAWKYTSLNAILKNDFTVFPKEENAIEFNQVKKYFLHEIDTYKLVFIDGVFSSHLSSTTHDGIDVCLMSSALTKPKYKMIIDTYFNKIASKDESLTSLNTAFASEGAFINIPQKKVADKPIEIMYFSTGNESALLVQPRNLIIVGENSHVQIIERHQSLNENPVLTNSVTEIFAQKRAIIDHYKIQNDNLEANLIDNTYVSQQQESHVYVHTFSFGGNLTRNNLNFYHFGERLTSTLNGITIIGEKQHVDHYTLVNHATPNCESFQDYKGIFSDRSTGVFNGKVLVEKEAQKTNAFQKSNNILLSDKATINAKPQLEIFADDVKCSHGCTVGQLDETAMFYMQSRGIPKKEAKALLMYAFSNAVIESIKIPELKQRITKIIAMKLGVNLGFDL; translated from the coding sequence ATGGATTTAAAAGAAAAATTAGTATCGTCTTTTATGGCTTTTGAAGAGCGTGTCGATGTACATTCAGATTTGCATGACATTCGCACAAATGCCTTAAAAAACTTCGAAAATAAAGGTTTCCCAACCAAAAAAGAAGAAGCCTGGAAATATACATCGTTAAACGCCATCTTAAAAAATGACTTTACGGTTTTTCCAAAAGAAGAAAATGCAATCGAATTTAATCAGGTAAAAAAATACTTTTTACATGAAATCGACACTTATAAATTAGTATTTATTGATGGTGTTTTTAGTTCGCATTTGTCTTCTACTACGCATGACGGAATCGATGTTTGTTTAATGTCTTCGGCATTGACCAAACCAAAATATAAAATGATTATTGATACGTACTTCAATAAAATTGCAAGCAAGGACGAAAGTTTGACTTCGTTGAATACTGCTTTTGCAAGTGAAGGAGCTTTTATCAATATTCCACAAAAGAAAGTAGCTGACAAACCAATTGAGATCATGTATTTCTCAACAGGAAATGAATCTGCTTTGTTAGTTCAGCCTAGAAATTTGATTATTGTAGGTGAAAATTCACATGTTCAAATTATCGAGCGTCACCAAAGTTTGAATGAAAATCCGGTTTTAACCAATTCGGTTACAGAGATTTTTGCTCAAAAACGTGCCATTATAGATCACTACAAAATTCAAAATGACAATCTTGAAGCGAATTTAATTGACAATACTTACGTTTCGCAACAACAGGAAAGTCACGTTTATGTACATACATTCTCTTTTGGAGGAAATCTAACACGTAACAATTTGAACTTTTATCATTTTGGAGAAAGATTGACAAGTACACTAAACGGAATAACGATCATTGGCGAAAAACAACACGTTGATCATTATACTTTGGTAAACCACGCAACACCAAACTGCGAAAGTTTCCAGGACTATAAAGGAATTTTTTCTGATCGTTCGACTGGAGTTTTCAACGGAAAAGTTTTAGTAGAAAAAGAAGCTCAAAAAACAAATGCTTTCCAAAAAAGCAACAATATTTTATTGAGTGACAAAGCCACTATTAACGCAAAACCACAATTAGAAATTTTTGCTGATGACGTAAAATGTTCTCACGGTTGTACTGTTGGACAATTAGACGAAACAGCGATGTTCTACATGCAATCTCGTGGTATCCCTAAAAAAGAAGCTAAAGCTTTATTGATGTACGCATTCTCGAATGCCGTTATCGAAAGCATCAAAATACCGGAATTAAAACAAAGAATTACTAAAATCATTGCCATGAAATTGGGTGTGAATTTAGGATTTGATTTGTAA